One part of the Anaerolineales bacterium genome encodes these proteins:
- a CDS encoding DUF3597 domain-containing protein, with the protein MGIFDKILKGLGIKKDDDAKDAGATAAPKAGVSAAPRGKLSTGLGANKPAAMDAVDVAAKMDALAKANPQELNWKVSIVDLLKLLDIDSSFENRKELAIELGVPTEYLEDSAKMNTWLHKTVLKKIAENGGNVPASLLD; encoded by the coding sequence ATGGGTATTTTTGACAAGATTCTTAAGGGTCTGGGTATCAAGAAAGACGATGACGCCAAGGATGCTGGCGCCACCGCCGCCCCCAAGGCGGGCGTGAGCGCCGCTCCGCGTGGCAAGCTCTCCACCGGCCTGGGCGCCAACAAGCCCGCCGCCATGGACGCCGTTGACGTGGCCGCCAAGATGGACGCGTTGGCCAAGGCCAACCCGCAGGAGCTCAACTGGAAGGTTTCCATTGTGGACCTGCTCAAGCTACTCGACATTGACAGCAGCTTCGAGAACCGCAAGGAACTCGCCATTGAGCTGGGCGTGCCCACCGAGTACCTCGAAGACTCGGCCAAGATGAACACCTGGCTGCACAAGACCGTGCTCAAGAAGATCGCTGAGAACGGCGGCAACGTGCCTGCCAGCCTGCTGGACTAA
- a CDS encoding DinB family protein: MVGAAAYGHSTAYVKVNMDTPNRMTPKQLWQRIQKGRAAYDAVYAGLNEKQMTRRPGAQKDWSVKDQIAHLTWWENYALERTTLMLAGEETVKLKDFDAINAQVFAMNKDLALEDVLAAWRSNLPRFGALCRSLTETTLNVTRGKRRAPYWLLVTDTFEHYAEHQPDLERYVASLKKVK, from the coding sequence GTGGTTGGCGCAGCCGCTTACGGCCATTCAACCGCCTATGTGAAGGTGAACATGGATACTCCCAACCGCATGACCCCAAAACAGCTGTGGCAGCGTATTCAGAAAGGCCGCGCCGCGTATGACGCGGTGTACGCCGGACTGAACGAGAAACAGATGACGCGCCGCCCTGGCGCGCAAAAGGACTGGTCGGTCAAAGACCAGATCGCCCATCTAACCTGGTGGGAGAACTATGCGCTGGAACGCACCACCCTGATGCTGGCGGGCGAAGAGACCGTGAAGCTGAAGGATTTTGACGCCATCAATGCCCAGGTGTTCGCCATGAACAAAGACCTGGCGCTGGAGGATGTGCTGGCGGCCTGGCGCAGCAACCTGCCGCGCTTTGGCGCGCTATGCCGCTCGCTGACCGAGACGACCCTCAACGTCACACGCGGCAAACGCCGCGCACCATATTGGCTGCTGGTCACCGACACCTTTGAGCATTACGCCGAGCACCAGCCTGACCTGGAGCGTTATGTCGCCAGCCTGAAGAAGGTCAAATAG
- a CDS encoding polysaccharide deacetylase family protein, with product MALSVVGRPTHTPAGKPIVYLTFDDGPAADTPGVLAALARHGAQATFFIVGRRVQELPQTVQAMLQAGHTVGNHSFTHPRLGGMPEAEFLIEMQQTAAAVAEAAQELLPDGKMKLMRPPYGSHDENTEPWVNALGYAMVMWDVDPEDWSEPGTEAIASQVLAGVKPGAIVLLHDGGGDRSQTVAAVEQLLPALAEQGYVFHSLKTDS from the coding sequence ATGGCGCTCAGTGTTGTGGGCCGCCCCACCCATACGCCTGCGGGAAAGCCAATCGTGTACCTCACGTTCGATGATGGCCCCGCAGCCGACACGCCGGGCGTGCTGGCCGCGCTGGCCCGCCACGGAGCGCAGGCCACCTTCTTTATAGTGGGCCGCCGCGTGCAGGAACTGCCGCAGACCGTGCAAGCAATGCTGCAGGCTGGCCATACGGTAGGCAACCACAGCTTCACCCACCCGCGCCTGGGCGGCATGCCTGAAGCCGAGTTCCTGATCGAGATGCAGCAGACCGCGGCCGCCGTGGCCGAAGCCGCGCAGGAACTGCTGCCGGATGGCAAGATGAAGCTGATGCGCCCGCCCTATGGCAGCCACGACGAGAACACTGAGCCATGGGTGAACGCCCTGGGCTACGCCATGGTGATGTGGGATGTAGACCCGGAGGACTGGAGCGAGCCGGGCACCGAAGCCATTGCGAGCCAGGTGCTGGCGGGGGTGAAGCCCGGCGCCATTGTGCTGTTGCACGATGGCGGCGGCGACCGCAGCCAGACCGTGGCGGCGGTAGAGCAGCTGCTGCCGGCCCTGGCCGAGCAAGGGTACGTCTTTCATAGCCTGAAAACGGACAGCTGA
- a CDS encoding acyl-CoA carboxylase subunit beta, whose product MTKPSKIEALQELRLQSQQGGGPTRVEAQHKQGRLTARERLDLFLDKGSFREVDAFVKHRTHAFGLDKQQILSDSVVTGWGTVDGRLVYVFSQDFTVFGGSLGEVHAEKVVKIMEMAIKNGAPVIGLNDSGGARIQEGVISLGGYADIFLRNTMASGVIPQISAIMGPCAGGAVYSPALTDFIFMVRNSSYMFVTGPEVVKSVTHEEVSFEDLGGASVHASASGVCHVVGDSEADTLFLIRKLLSYLPQNNLEDPPFKPSKDNPLRRDEALDSLIPDDPSKPYDIKEVIRMVMDEGAFYEIHDQFAQNVVVGFSRLGGHVVGIVANQPMVLAGVLDIDASDKAARFVRFCDAFNIPILTLVDVPGFMPGTAQEHNGIIRAGAKLLYAYCEATVPKLTVVTRKAYGGAYDVMSSKHIRGDVNLAWPTAEIAVMGPDGAVNIIFRKEIAEAKDPVARKAELVAEYRQEFANPYVAASRGFIDDVIQPSDTRPRLINALEMLTNKRDSNPARKHGNIPL is encoded by the coding sequence ATGACAAAACCCTCAAAGATCGAAGCGCTGCAAGAGCTGCGCCTGCAAAGCCAGCAAGGCGGCGGCCCCACCCGTGTTGAAGCGCAACACAAGCAAGGCCGCCTGACGGCGCGCGAGCGCCTGGACTTATTCCTCGACAAGGGCTCCTTCCGCGAGGTGGACGCCTTCGTCAAGCACCGCACGCACGCCTTCGGCCTGGACAAGCAGCAGATCCTGAGCGACAGCGTGGTGACCGGCTGGGGCACGGTGGACGGCCGGCTGGTGTACGTATTCTCGCAGGACTTCACTGTTTTCGGCGGCAGCCTGGGTGAAGTGCACGCCGAGAAAGTGGTCAAGATCATGGAGATGGCGATCAAGAATGGCGCACCCGTGATCGGCCTCAACGACTCGGGCGGGGCGCGCATTCAGGAAGGCGTGATCTCGCTGGGCGGCTATGCCGACATCTTCCTGCGCAACACCATGGCCTCGGGCGTGATCCCGCAGATCAGCGCCATCATGGGGCCGTGCGCTGGCGGCGCGGTGTACTCCCCTGCCTTGACCGACTTCATATTCATGGTGCGCAACTCTTCATATATGTTCGTCACCGGGCCGGAAGTGGTCAAGAGCGTGACGCATGAGGAAGTCAGCTTCGAAGATCTGGGCGGCGCCAGCGTGCATGCGAGTGCATCCGGCGTGTGCCATGTGGTGGGGGACTCGGAGGCGGATACGCTGTTCCTCATCCGCAAGCTGCTGTCTTACCTGCCGCAGAACAACCTGGAAGACCCGCCCTTCAAGCCCAGCAAGGACAATCCGTTGCGCCGCGATGAGGCGCTGGACAGCCTCATCCCTGACGACCCTTCCAAGCCGTATGACATCAAAGAGGTCATACGCATGGTGATGGACGAAGGCGCCTTCTATGAAATTCACGACCAGTTCGCGCAGAATGTGGTGGTGGGCTTCAGCCGCCTGGGCGGGCATGTGGTCGGCATCGTGGCCAACCAGCCGATGGTGCTGGCCGGCGTGCTGGACATTGACGCATCCGACAAGGCGGCCCGCTTTGTGCGCTTCTGCGATGCCTTCAACATCCCCATCCTGACGCTGGTGGATGTGCCCGGCTTCATGCCCGGCACGGCGCAGGAGCACAACGGCATCATCCGCGCCGGCGCCAAGCTGCTGTACGCCTACTGCGAAGCGACTGTGCCCAAGCTGACGGTGGTGACGCGCAAGGCTTACGGCGGCGCCTACGACGTGATGAGCAGCAAGCACATCCGTGGTGACGTGAACCTGGCCTGGCCCACGGCGGAGATCGCCGTGATGGGGCCGGACGGCGCGGTCAACATCATCTTCCGCAAGGAGATCGCCGAAGCCAAGGACCCGGTGGCGCGCAAGGCCGAGCTGGTGGCCGAGTATCGCCAGGAATTTGCCAACCCGTACGTTGCGGCCAGTCGCGGCTTCATTGATGATGTCATTCAGCCGAGCGACACCCGCCCGCGCCTGATCAACGCGCTGGAAATGCTGACCAACAAGCGCGACAGCAACCCGGCCCGCAAGCATGGGAACATCCCTCTGTAG
- the accC gene encoding acetyl-CoA carboxylase biotin carboxylase subunit, with amino-acid sequence MFNKVLIANRGEIAVRIIRACRELGIQTVAVYSEADRQALHVRLADEAYYIGPAPSRESYLRMDHILDVAKKSGAGGIHPGYGFLAERSDFSQACVDAGIRFIGPKPSAIMAMGDKAIARATVAAAGVPVVPGTEGEGSLTDEELLKAAQEIGFPLLIKATAGGGGKGMREVRNLEEMPELLESARREAQAAFGDGNVYLEKLIEGARHIEFQVIADEDGNTIHLGERECSLQRRHQKLLEEAPSPFIDEDEDFRQKMGAVAVKAAKAVGYVNAGTIEFLVDKDKNFYFLEMNTRLQVEHPITEEVTGLDIVTEQLRIARGRPLSLTQEQVRMQGWAIECRVNAEDPHNNFLPSTGFISHLTVPTGPGVRVDTGVYAGFNISPYYDSLISKLVVKGESRAQAILRMRRALEEYHVVGVKTNIPFHQRILEQARFIAGNFDTRFVEERFSLEKAEESMETHPEIAAIVATLVANDQTQRSAHIISRGKRDTSNWKWVSRWERMHR; translated from the coding sequence ATGTTCAATAAAGTACTCATCGCCAACCGTGGGGAAATCGCAGTGCGCATCATCCGCGCCTGTCGTGAACTGGGCATCCAAACCGTAGCCGTGTACTCGGAGGCTGACCGTCAGGCGCTGCATGTGCGCCTGGCCGACGAGGCCTACTACATCGGCCCGGCGCCCTCGCGCGAGTCTTATCTGCGTATGGACCATATTCTGGACGTGGCCAAGAAGTCGGGCGCGGGCGGCATTCACCCCGGCTATGGCTTCCTGGCCGAGCGTTCGGACTTCTCGCAAGCCTGTGTGGACGCGGGCATCCGCTTCATCGGCCCCAAGCCCTCGGCGATCATGGCGATGGGCGACAAGGCCATCGCCCGCGCCACCGTGGCCGCCGCCGGCGTGCCGGTGGTGCCCGGTACTGAGGGCGAAGGTAGCCTGACCGACGAAGAGCTGCTGAAGGCCGCGCAGGAGATCGGCTTCCCGCTGCTGATCAAGGCTACGGCGGGCGGCGGCGGCAAGGGCATGCGCGAAGTGCGCAACCTGGAAGAAATGCCCGAACTGCTGGAGAGCGCCCGCCGCGAGGCACAGGCCGCCTTCGGTGACGGCAACGTGTACCTTGAGAAGCTGATCGAGGGAGCCCGCCATATCGAATTCCAGGTGATCGCCGACGAAGACGGCAACACCATTCACCTGGGCGAGCGTGAGTGCTCACTGCAGCGCCGCCACCAGAAACTGCTGGAGGAGGCGCCCTCCCCCTTTATTGATGAAGACGAAGACTTCCGCCAGAAGATGGGCGCGGTGGCGGTGAAGGCGGCCAAGGCGGTGGGCTACGTCAACGCCGGCACCATCGAATTCCTGGTGGATAAGGACAAGAACTTCTACTTCCTGGAGATGAATACCCGCCTGCAGGTGGAACACCCCATCACTGAAGAAGTGACCGGGCTGGACATTGTGACAGAGCAGCTGCGCATCGCCCGCGGCAGGCCGCTGAGCCTGACGCAGGAGCAAGTGCGTATGCAGGGCTGGGCCATCGAATGCCGCGTGAACGCCGAGGACCCGCATAACAACTTCCTCCCGTCCACCGGCTTCATTTCGCACCTCACCGTGCCCACCGGGCCGGGCGTGCGGGTGGACACCGGCGTGTATGCTGGGTTCAACATCTCGCCCTACTATGACTCATTGATCTCCAAGCTGGTGGTCAAGGGCGAGTCACGTGCGCAAGCCATCTTGCGCATGCGCCGCGCCCTTGAGGAATATCACGTGGTGGGCGTCAAGACCAACATCCCCTTCCACCAGCGCATTCTGGAGCAGGCGCGTTTCATTGCCGGCAACTTTGACACCCGCTTTGTGGAAGAGCGCTTCTCGCTGGAGAAGGCCGAGGAAAGCATGGAAACCCACCCGGAGATCGCTGCCATCGTGGCGACCTTGGTGGCCAATGACCAGACACAGCGTTCCGCTCACATCATTTCGCGCGGCAAGCGTGATACGAGCAACTGGAAGTGGGTCTCACGCTGGGAACGGATGCACCGCTGA
- a CDS encoding biotin/lipoyl-binding protein yields MKYITTIDDTPYEVEILSDRQVSINGKVYEVDFKSVSGQPIYSLLVDGKSYQAHVYTGDEDDLQVLLRGVLHTAKVEDEREKRLRAAGGGGSGEGGEFVLKAPMPGLIVKVAVEEGNEVKKGQVLVILESMKMQNELKSPRDGKVTRIQVKAGDSVEQRQSMVSVE; encoded by the coding sequence ATGAAATACATAACCACGATCGACGATACTCCGTACGAAGTTGAGATCCTCAGTGACCGCCAGGTTAGCATCAACGGCAAGGTGTATGAGGTCGACTTCAAATCCGTGAGCGGGCAGCCGATTTATTCGCTGCTGGTGGACGGCAAGTCATACCAGGCGCACGTGTACACCGGCGACGAGGATGACCTGCAGGTGCTGCTGCGCGGCGTGCTGCACACCGCCAAGGTGGAAGACGAGCGCGAGAAGCGCCTGCGCGCCGCCGGCGGCGGTGGCAGCGGCGAGGGCGGCGAATTTGTGCTCAAGGCGCCCATGCCTGGCCTGATCGTTAAAGTCGCCGTAGAAGAAGGCAATGAGGTTAAAAAGGGCCAGGTATTGGTTATCCTAGAGTCGATGAAGATGCAGAACGAACTGAAATCACCGCGTGACGGTAAGGTTACGCGAATTCAAGTGAAGGCTGGCGACAGCGTAGAGCAACGCCAGAGCATGGTAAGTGTTGAATAA
- a CDS encoding class IV adenylate cyclase gives MVTLVGDKELEVKFHISSLAELERRLVDAGATLLQPRMHEHNLRFDSPNGALGQAQCMLRLRRDSSSHMTFKGPSTTLGGVLARQELEFEVSNFTQAQKLIEALGFRSKFMYEKYRTTYGMDGLKITLDEMPYGNFIEIEGTEPERIQNAAVQLGLDWELRLPETYISIFRRLKDLYGLRFTDLSFDNFSGIEVSLQRAGIRFADG, from the coding sequence ATGGTTACACTGGTTGGTGACAAAGAACTCGAAGTTAAATTTCATATAAGCAGCCTGGCAGAGCTGGAACGCCGCCTGGTGGATGCCGGCGCCACGCTGCTGCAACCGCGGATGCATGAGCACAACCTGCGCTTCGACAGCCCCAATGGGGCGCTGGGCCAGGCGCAGTGCATGCTGCGCCTGCGCCGCGACAGCAGCAGCCACATGACCTTCAAGGGGCCCAGCACCACGCTGGGCGGGGTGCTGGCGCGCCAGGAGCTTGAGTTTGAGGTATCCAACTTCACGCAGGCGCAGAAGTTGATCGAGGCGCTGGGCTTTCGCTCCAAGTTCATGTACGAGAAGTACCGCACGACCTACGGCATGGATGGGCTGAAGATCACACTGGATGAGATGCCCTACGGCAACTTCATCGAGATCGAGGGCACGGAACCGGAGCGTATCCAGAATGCGGCGGTGCAGCTGGGCCTGGATTGGGAGCTCCGCCTGCCGGAGACGTACATCAGCATCTTCCGTCGCCTGAAGGACCTGTACGGGCTTCGCTTTACTGACCTGTCGTTTGATAACTTTAGCGGGATTGAGGTTTCATTGCAGCGAGCGGGTATTCGCTTCGCAGATGGGTAG
- a CDS encoding GxxExxY protein, whose product MLQSADELTKTVIGCAYEVSNTLGAGFLEKVYENALAVELRNKGLQTAQQVPFKITYKGVVVGDYFADLIVEDQVLVEIKVARSFDKAHMAQCLNYLTAANLTLGLLFNFAKSRVEVQRVVKGF is encoded by the coding sequence GTGTTGCAAAGTGCAGATGAACTTACCAAGACAGTCATAGGCTGTGCTTATGAAGTCAGCAATACACTTGGCGCTGGCTTCTTAGAGAAGGTCTATGAGAACGCCCTCGCCGTGGAACTACGCAATAAGGGTTTACAAACGGCACAGCAAGTTCCGTTTAAGATCACCTATAAAGGAGTTGTTGTGGGTGATTATTTTGCTGACCTGATCGTTGAAGACCAGGTTCTGGTTGAAATCAAAGTTGCCCGTAGTTTTGACAAAGCCCACATGGCACAGTGCCTCAACTACCTGACCGCCGCAAACTTAACGCTTGGCCTGCTGTTCAACTTTGCTAAGTCCCGCGTGGAAGTTCAGAGGGTTGTAAAGGGATTTTAG